The Chroicocephalus ridibundus chromosome 2, bChrRid1.1, whole genome shotgun sequence genome includes a region encoding these proteins:
- the YTHDF3 gene encoding YTH domain-containing family protein 3 isoform X1 — MSATSVDQRPKGQGNKVSVQNGSIHQKDAVNDDDFEPYLSSQTNQSNSYPPMSDPYMPSYYAPSIGFPYSLGEAAWSTAGDPPMPYLTTYGQMSNGEHHYIPDGVFSQPGALGNTPPFLGQHGFNFFPGNADFSTWGTSGSQGQSTQSSAYSSSYGYPPSSLGRAIADGQAGFGSDTLSKVPGISSIEQGMTGLKIGGDMTAAVTKTVGSALSSTGMTSIAANSVPPVSSSAPKPTSWAAIARKPAKPQPKLKPKGNVGIGGPAVPPPPIKHNMNIGTWDDKGSVVKAPPAQPVLPPQTIIQQPQPLIQPPPLVQSQLPQQQPQPQQPQQQQGPQQQAQPHQLQQQQLQNRWVAPRNRGVGFSQNNGAGSENFGLGVVSVSSSPSGVEVHPVLEKLKAINNYNPKDFDWNLKNGRVFIIKSYSEDDIHRSIKYSIWCSTEHGNKRLDAAYRSLNGKGPLYLLFSVNGSGHFCGVAEMKSVVDYNAYAGVWSQDKWKGKFDVKWIFVKDVPNNQLRHIRLENNDNKPVTNSRDTQEVPLEKAKQVLKIIATFKHTTSIFDDFAHYEKRQEEEEAMRRERNRNKQ; from the exons ATGTCAGCCACCAGCGTCGACCAG AGACCTAAAGGACAGGGAAATAAAG TTTCAGTACAAAACGGTTCGATTCATCAAAAGGATGCAGTAAATGATGATGATTTTGAGCCATATCTAAGTAGTCAGACAAATCAG agTAACAGCTATCCACCAATGTCAGACCCATATATGCCTAGTTATTATGCTCCATCCATTGGATTCCCATACTCTTTAGGCGAAGCAGCATGGTCAACTGCAGGCGACCCTCCAATGCCATACTTGACAACTTATGGACAGATGAGTAATGGTGAACACCATTACATACCTGATGGTGTATTTAGTCAACCTGGGGCATTAGGAAATACCCCTCCATTTCTTGGGCAgcatggatttaatttttttcctgggaatgCAGACTTCTCTACATGGGGGACAAGTGGATCTCAGGGACAATCAACGCAAAGCTCTGCTTACAGCAGCAGCTATGGCTATCCGCCTAGTTCTCTTGGGAGAGCCATAGCAGATGGACAGGCTGGATTTGGCAGTGATACTCTGAGCAAGGTGCCTGGGATTAGCAGCATTGAGCAAGGCATGACCGGACTGAAAATTGGTGGAGATATGACGGCTGCTGTAACAAAAACTGTAGGTTCAGCTCTGAGCAGTACAGGTATGACAAGCATTGCAGCAAACAGCGTGCCCCCAGTTAGCAGTTCAGCGCCTAAACCAACCTCATGGGCTGCCATTGCAAGGAAGCCTGCTAAACCTCAACCGAAACTCAAGCCTAAAGGTAATGTGGGCATTGGGGGCCCTGCTGTGCCGCCACCACCTATAAAACACAACATGAATATTGGAACTTGGGATGACAAAGGGTCAGTGGTAAAAGCACCCCCAGCCCAACCAGTACTGCCTCCTCAGACTATAATCCAGCAGCCTCAGCCATTAATTCAACCACCGCCACTGGTGCAAAGCCAACTGCCTCAACAGCAGCCTCAGCCACAGCAACCACAACAGCAACAAGGACCTCAGCAGCAGGCCCAGCCTCACCAgttgcagcagcaacagctgcaAAACCGCTGGGTAGCTCCTCGTAATAGGGGTGTAGGCTTCAGCCAGAACAATGGAGCTGGTAGTGAGAACTTTGGTTTAGGTGTTGTATCCGTCAGCTCCTCACCTTCTGGTGTGGAAGTGCACCCAGTGCTGGAGAAACTAAAGGCCATAAACAACTACAATCCCAAAGACTTCGATTGGAATCTGAAGAATGGACGTGTGTTTATAATCAAAAGTTATTCAGAGGACGATATTCACCGCTCCATTAAGTACTCTATCTGGTGTAGTACTGAACATGGTAATAAGCGCTTGGATGCTGCTTACCGTTCCCTGAATGGAAAAGGCCCACTCTATTTACTCTTCAGTGTGAATGGCAGTGGACACTTTTGTGGAGTGGCTGAGATGAAGTCTGTTGTGGACTACAATGCATATGCTGGTGTCTGGTCTCAGGATAAGTGGAAGGGGAAGTTTGATGTCAAATGGATCTTTGTCAAAGACGTTCCCAATAACCAACTGCGGCATATTCGCTTGGAAAACAATGACAACAAACCGGTTACCAATTCGAGGGACACTCAAGAGGTACCCCTAGAAAAAGCCAAGCAAGTGCTTAAAATAATTGCTACTTTCAAGCATACCACCTCAATCTTTGATGACTTTGCACATTATGAGAAGCgtcaagaggaggaggaagccatgCGTAGG
- the YTHDF3 gene encoding YTH domain-containing family protein 3 isoform X2 encodes MSDPYMPSYYAPSIGFPYSLGEAAWSTAGDPPMPYLTTYGQMSNGEHHYIPDGVFSQPGALGNTPPFLGQHGFNFFPGNADFSTWGTSGSQGQSTQSSAYSSSYGYPPSSLGRAIADGQAGFGSDTLSKVPGISSIEQGMTGLKIGGDMTAAVTKTVGSALSSTGMTSIAANSVPPVSSSAPKPTSWAAIARKPAKPQPKLKPKGNVGIGGPAVPPPPIKHNMNIGTWDDKGSVVKAPPAQPVLPPQTIIQQPQPLIQPPPLVQSQLPQQQPQPQQPQQQQGPQQQAQPHQLQQQQLQNRWVAPRNRGVGFSQNNGAGSENFGLGVVSVSSSPSGVEVHPVLEKLKAINNYNPKDFDWNLKNGRVFIIKSYSEDDIHRSIKYSIWCSTEHGNKRLDAAYRSLNGKGPLYLLFSVNGSGHFCGVAEMKSVVDYNAYAGVWSQDKWKGKFDVKWIFVKDVPNNQLRHIRLENNDNKPVTNSRDTQEVPLEKAKQVLKIIATFKHTTSIFDDFAHYEKRQEEEEAMRRERNRNKQ; translated from the coding sequence ATGTCAGACCCATATATGCCTAGTTATTATGCTCCATCCATTGGATTCCCATACTCTTTAGGCGAAGCAGCATGGTCAACTGCAGGCGACCCTCCAATGCCATACTTGACAACTTATGGACAGATGAGTAATGGTGAACACCATTACATACCTGATGGTGTATTTAGTCAACCTGGGGCATTAGGAAATACCCCTCCATTTCTTGGGCAgcatggatttaatttttttcctgggaatgCAGACTTCTCTACATGGGGGACAAGTGGATCTCAGGGACAATCAACGCAAAGCTCTGCTTACAGCAGCAGCTATGGCTATCCGCCTAGTTCTCTTGGGAGAGCCATAGCAGATGGACAGGCTGGATTTGGCAGTGATACTCTGAGCAAGGTGCCTGGGATTAGCAGCATTGAGCAAGGCATGACCGGACTGAAAATTGGTGGAGATATGACGGCTGCTGTAACAAAAACTGTAGGTTCAGCTCTGAGCAGTACAGGTATGACAAGCATTGCAGCAAACAGCGTGCCCCCAGTTAGCAGTTCAGCGCCTAAACCAACCTCATGGGCTGCCATTGCAAGGAAGCCTGCTAAACCTCAACCGAAACTCAAGCCTAAAGGTAATGTGGGCATTGGGGGCCCTGCTGTGCCGCCACCACCTATAAAACACAACATGAATATTGGAACTTGGGATGACAAAGGGTCAGTGGTAAAAGCACCCCCAGCCCAACCAGTACTGCCTCCTCAGACTATAATCCAGCAGCCTCAGCCATTAATTCAACCACCGCCACTGGTGCAAAGCCAACTGCCTCAACAGCAGCCTCAGCCACAGCAACCACAACAGCAACAAGGACCTCAGCAGCAGGCCCAGCCTCACCAgttgcagcagcaacagctgcaAAACCGCTGGGTAGCTCCTCGTAATAGGGGTGTAGGCTTCAGCCAGAACAATGGAGCTGGTAGTGAGAACTTTGGTTTAGGTGTTGTATCCGTCAGCTCCTCACCTTCTGGTGTGGAAGTGCACCCAGTGCTGGAGAAACTAAAGGCCATAAACAACTACAATCCCAAAGACTTCGATTGGAATCTGAAGAATGGACGTGTGTTTATAATCAAAAGTTATTCAGAGGACGATATTCACCGCTCCATTAAGTACTCTATCTGGTGTAGTACTGAACATGGTAATAAGCGCTTGGATGCTGCTTACCGTTCCCTGAATGGAAAAGGCCCACTCTATTTACTCTTCAGTGTGAATGGCAGTGGACACTTTTGTGGAGTGGCTGAGATGAAGTCTGTTGTGGACTACAATGCATATGCTGGTGTCTGGTCTCAGGATAAGTGGAAGGGGAAGTTTGATGTCAAATGGATCTTTGTCAAAGACGTTCCCAATAACCAACTGCGGCATATTCGCTTGGAAAACAATGACAACAAACCGGTTACCAATTCGAGGGACACTCAAGAGGTACCCCTAGAAAAAGCCAAGCAAGTGCTTAAAATAATTGCTACTTTCAAGCATACCACCTCAATCTTTGATGACTTTGCACATTATGAGAAGCgtcaagaggaggaggaagccatgCGTAGG